In Zingiber officinale cultivar Zhangliang chromosome 8B, Zo_v1.1, whole genome shotgun sequence, a single genomic region encodes these proteins:
- the LOC122016656 gene encoding equilibrative nucleotide transporter 3-like isoform X2: protein MSTHKQNWEHYKTKGRFTALFISWLLGNGSLFAWNSMLTIGDYYAFLFPRYHPTRILTLVYQPFALGTTAILAYHEARLNTRRRNLLGYSLFFSSSFGLLVLDLATSGKGGLGIFIGVCIASAVFGVADGFIQGGMVGDLSLMCPEFIQSFMAGLAASGTLTSALRFTTKAAFESSDDGLRKGAMLFLAISTSFELLCIFLYAFMFPKLPIVKYYRSKAASEGSMTVTADLAAAGIQSSVKNAAVMEDPKQFERLSNKELLVQNIDYALNLFLIYVLTLSIFPGFLAEDTGSHSLGSWYILVLIAMYNVWDLVGRYVPLLKPIKLVSRKGLMFASLSRFLFIPAFYFTAKYGDQGWMIMLTSVLGLSNGYLTVCVLTEAPKGYKGPEQNALGNLLVVFLIAGLFSGVVLDWLWLIGKGW, encoded by the exons ATGAGTACCCACAAGCAAAACTGGGAACACTACAAAACGAAG GGAAGATTTACTGCATTGTTTATAAGCTGGCTACTTGGAAATGGATCCCTTTTCGCGTGGAACAGCATGTTGACGATTGGGGATTACTATGCCTTTCTCTTTCCA AGGTATCATCCAACGAGAATACTCACACTTGTCTACCAACCTTTTGCTCTTGGAACAACAGCCATATTAGCGTATCATGAAGCAAGACTTAATACTAGACGCCGCAACCTGTTAGGCTACTCGCTCTTCTTCTCAAGTTCATTTGGCCTTCTTGTG TTAGATTTAGCAACATCTGGTAAAGGGGGGTTGGGAATCTTCATTGGTGTTTGTATAGCGAGTGCAGTATTTGGTGTCGCCGACGGTTTCATTCAAGGAGGAATGGTTGGTGatttatctttgatgtgcccAGAGTTTATTCAA TCTTTCATGGCTGGGCTCGCAGCTTCTGGGACTCTGACTTCTGCTTTGAGATTTACTACGAAAGCAGCATTTGAGAGTTCAGATGATGGCCTTCGCAAGGGAGCAA TGTTGTTTCTTGCCATCTCAACTTCCTTTGAGCTGCTTTGCATCTTTCTCTATGCATTTATGTTTCCTAAATTACCAATCGTCAAATACTACCGATCAAAAGCTGCTTCTGAAGGATCCATGACAGTCACTGCTGACCTTGCTGCTGCTGGCATTCAATCATCAGTAAAGAATGCAGCT GTAATGGAGGATCCGAAGCAGTTCGAGCGCTTAAGTAACAAAGAACTGCTAGTTCAAAATATCGATTATGCGCTCAACCTCTTCCTGATATATGTCTTGACACTGTCAATCTTCCCTGGTTTCTTAGCCGAAGATACTGGTTCTCACAGCTTGGGTTCATG GTATATACTCGTTTTGATTGCCATGTATAATGTCTGGGACCTTGTGGGTAGATATGTACCTCTTCTGAAGCCAATTAAGTTGGTATCAAGGAAAGGTCTCATGTTTGCTAGTCTCTCGCGTTTCCTATTCATCCCAGCATTCTATTTCACAGCCAAATACGGAGATCAAGGGTGGATGATAATGTTGACGTCCGTCTTGGGACTGAGCAATGGCTATCTCACTGTTTGCGTTCTTACAGAAGCACCAAAAGGATACAAG GGTCCGGAACAAAATGCATTGGGGAATTTGTTGGTTGTTTTTCTAATTGCAGGTCTTTTCTCAGGCGTCGTACTCGACTGGTTGTGGCTAATTGGTAAAGGTTGGTAA
- the LOC122016656 gene encoding equilibrative nucleotide transporter 3-like isoform X1 has translation MSTHKQNWEHYKTKGRFTALFISWLLGNGSLFAWNSMLTIGDYYAFLFPRYHPTRILTLVYQPFALGTTAILAYHEARLNTRRRNLLGYSLFFSSSFGLLVLDLATSGKGGLGIFIGVCIASAVFGVADGFIQGGMVGDLSLMCPEFIQSFMAGLAASGTLTSALRFTTKAAFESSDDGLRKGAMLFLAISTSFELLCIFLYAFMFPKLPIVKYYRSKAASEGSMTVTADLAAAGIQSSVKNAALQVMEDPKQFERLSNKELLVQNIDYALNLFLIYVLTLSIFPGFLAEDTGSHSLGSWYILVLIAMYNVWDLVGRYVPLLKPIKLVSRKGLMFASLSRFLFIPAFYFTAKYGDQGWMIMLTSVLGLSNGYLTVCVLTEAPKGYKGPEQNALGNLLVVFLIAGLFSGVVLDWLWLIGKGW, from the exons ATGAGTACCCACAAGCAAAACTGGGAACACTACAAAACGAAG GGAAGATTTACTGCATTGTTTATAAGCTGGCTACTTGGAAATGGATCCCTTTTCGCGTGGAACAGCATGTTGACGATTGGGGATTACTATGCCTTTCTCTTTCCA AGGTATCATCCAACGAGAATACTCACACTTGTCTACCAACCTTTTGCTCTTGGAACAACAGCCATATTAGCGTATCATGAAGCAAGACTTAATACTAGACGCCGCAACCTGTTAGGCTACTCGCTCTTCTTCTCAAGTTCATTTGGCCTTCTTGTG TTAGATTTAGCAACATCTGGTAAAGGGGGGTTGGGAATCTTCATTGGTGTTTGTATAGCGAGTGCAGTATTTGGTGTCGCCGACGGTTTCATTCAAGGAGGAATGGTTGGTGatttatctttgatgtgcccAGAGTTTATTCAA TCTTTCATGGCTGGGCTCGCAGCTTCTGGGACTCTGACTTCTGCTTTGAGATTTACTACGAAAGCAGCATTTGAGAGTTCAGATGATGGCCTTCGCAAGGGAGCAA TGTTGTTTCTTGCCATCTCAACTTCCTTTGAGCTGCTTTGCATCTTTCTCTATGCATTTATGTTTCCTAAATTACCAATCGTCAAATACTACCGATCAAAAGCTGCTTCTGAAGGATCCATGACAGTCACTGCTGACCTTGCTGCTGCTGGCATTCAATCATCAGTAAAGAATGCAGCT TTGCAGGTAATGGAGGATCCGAAGCAGTTCGAGCGCTTAAGTAACAAAGAACTGCTAGTTCAAAATATCGATTATGCGCTCAACCTCTTCCTGATATATGTCTTGACACTGTCAATCTTCCCTGGTTTCTTAGCCGAAGATACTGGTTCTCACAGCTTGGGTTCATG GTATATACTCGTTTTGATTGCCATGTATAATGTCTGGGACCTTGTGGGTAGATATGTACCTCTTCTGAAGCCAATTAAGTTGGTATCAAGGAAAGGTCTCATGTTTGCTAGTCTCTCGCGTTTCCTATTCATCCCAGCATTCTATTTCACAGCCAAATACGGAGATCAAGGGTGGATGATAATGTTGACGTCCGTCTTGGGACTGAGCAATGGCTATCTCACTGTTTGCGTTCTTACAGAAGCACCAAAAGGATACAAG GGTCCGGAACAAAATGCATTGGGGAATTTGTTGGTTGTTTTTCTAATTGCAGGTCTTTTCTCAGGCGTCGTACTCGACTGGTTGTGGCTAATTGGTAAAGGTTGGTAA